The Oryza brachyantha chromosome 6, ObraRS2, whole genome shotgun sequence region tttctaaaacaagTACACGGTAACCTCGAGAATGGGCAGCATATCCTAACATAAGTCCATCACGAGAGcgtgattcaaatttatctaaaaacccAGACTTTAACACAAAGCACTTACACCCAAAAACACGTAAATGAGAAATCTTAGGTGTATGTCCAAAACGAAGCTCATAAGAAGTCTTTCTAAGTTTTGATCTCAAGAAAACACGATTGGAAATATAGCATGCAGTATTAACCGCTTTAGCCCAAAAATTCCTAGGTGTactgtactcatcaagcatagtcctagccatctcaaccaaagaacgattttttctttcaaccacaccattttgttgaggaacCCGGGGAGACGAAAATTGATGTTCAAgacctttttcattgcaaaaccTCTCAAAAGAAGCGTTTTTAAACTCTCCACCATTATCGCTTCGGATGGTTCTTAAAGATCCAGGAAGTTGAATGGCCAACCGAAGatacaaacttttaaagtgttcaaaagcctcatctttggtaaccataaagaaaacccaagaataacgagagaaatcgtcgatctagaatcaacaactaagtctcacaaaagcacaccgggggcatacccctcggtttctatttatatcgaaaagtctatcaccaaataggagtaggactccttatactaatatggctcGTCTCTTtgttttcctaattaaatccaacatgccaaaatcaggcgtgctacagtagtccgactgctacagtacccgccgcgctacagtaatccgggttcgctacagtaatccgatccggttgctacagtgccgcgcgctacagtaacgacgctgctacagtgtccgaccctgtagcaaattccttttcttttctcatccagttttgatccgatttacttttcgatttttccggcgcttacacatacaacatgtgaagcccgttacgattccatcccacacggtgttgctccaccatgtgccaactcgtattcaatatcgtcacctggcattctcgatcgtccggacctcagctcctccctgagcctagtcacgatcccaccgccattgaccgatattgacttcaagtcacctgcacaactagagacaaaccaaccgtttccgagcacagatatcgcaacctgactcacattagttacacacactcgcaccaacaccttaattgtttccaaaccaaattcaatttataaaccaaatggcaagccaattgttcatcagaaaatattaatcatgcttatgatcttacataTAATTCAAAATCATGCGTACATATAGCTCCATAGTAACATGCAGTAAGTGCATATGCTATGCTTTATTTTGTTGATGGCCTATTGCCACAAAATAACCAGAGAAAAGTAATTATTGGCTCGCTCTCATTTGAGCTGGGCTTCTCTTAAAAGAATTATTTAGACGTCATTAATCTCCATGTGACAGGAGACCTTGCAGGTGTGTTACTCAAATTTGGATGCTAGTCTTATAGGCGGAGCCGACCTTAAATTCAGCAGGGATGACGTCGTCGATGACACGGTAACCTCCATTCTTAACAAGGAAGCGGACGGAGAACGGTCCCTTGAGTGGTGCCTTGCTGCTGAGCGTCCAAGTGTTGGTCGACGATTCCTTGAGCTCACTCCAGTCGGCGGCGCCCTTCTCCTTGACCTCCACCTCAGAAATTGCGACGTTGGTGACGAGGGACAAGCTAGTGGATCCAGAGCCCTTGCCAACCGTGAAGGTGAGTGCGGTGCCGCACGAGCCAACGGCCAACAATGTTGCCAGCACCGCCATGGCGAGTAGAAAGGAGGTGGCGGCCATTGCTGAGGTAGCTAGTTAGTTGGTGTAACCTTGCTTGTTTCTTGATCGATGAAGGGAAGGAAGGATGTGTGTGTGAGCTGTTGTTTCAGATGTGTGTATTTATGGGCGACGGAGGAAAGAAAACTAGCTATGGATATATGGCGTGCCACAGAGATCGCTGGCTTGCTTGCTTATTGATAGA contains the following coding sequences:
- the LOC102699790 gene encoding pollen allergen Lol p 2-A-like — encoded protein: MAATSFLLAMAVLATLLAVGSCGTALTFTVGKGSGSTSLSLVTNVAISEVEVKEKGAADWSELKESSTNTWTLSSKAPLKGPFSVRFLVKNGGYRVIDDVIPAEFKVGSAYKTSIQI